In Littorina saxatilis isolate snail1 linkage group LG8, US_GU_Lsax_2.0, whole genome shotgun sequence, a single genomic region encodes these proteins:
- the LOC138974384 gene encoding uncharacterized protein encodes MEHVMFVALLCYSYCRVITAGTDGQFAGYVNIESCKDTFITIREKANNTILCTGFNKRDTIVWTFKGAGSKISPVATCNSSVCTVHDPSHFAVERSESESTLYYQQYDREVDKDAIVTCHSQFGGSNRSMPCNVIVIKPAELSSCAVEEDRDRGTVRGSCRFEHAYSDRRAFLCTWFWETERKSKLLSGNIQYDNGTQGPSGVCTFTNNIAWKPGTYTYIINFYPGPGNITVNVGNIDTSPETKEENDLPLGAIAGGIVAVVAVIIIIVVVVVVVFIRRKRKQKPAGSARGSGGYASNENDDFEEHVNPMYTTSVDTHDTHSTDHKPSATAVRISPNSHNGHPAAPYSLEADMYTTVDGEARFVPNNQASGMGDRSGGYEDIGFDSNRNKRVPQKDEYAVVDKSRAMKGPASSANTNASSPAHTTECSDVYAVVDKSSSRNKAAKNIKVAEAETEGAAYAQVQKPKPALKPKTSTKPSSDKDVTQRGAEDDDEYHTLSHTRGSPHTQDQADLEPQYSHIGHD; translated from the exons ATGGAACACGTCATGTTTGTTGCCTTGTTGTGCTACAGTTACTGTCGGGTGATTACTGCTGGCACAG aTGGTCAGTTTGCTGGATACGTGAATATAGAAAGCTGTAAAGACACCTTTATTACCATTCGAGAAAAGGCCAACAACACAATACTGTGCACAGGCTTCAACAAAAGGGACACCATAGTGTGGACATTCAAAGGGGCTGGTTCGAAGATATCGCCGGTGGCTACTTGCAATTCCTCTGTGTGCACTGTCCACGATCCTAGCCATTTTGCTGTAGAGAGGTCAGAGTCAGAGAGCACGCTGTACTACCAGCAGTATGACCGTGAGGTGGACAAAGACGCGATAGTTACCTGTCACAGTCAGTTTGGAGGGTCCAATAGGTCTATGCCATGCAATGTCATCGTCATAA AACCAGCAGAGCTGTCCAGTTGCGCTGTAGAGGAAGACCGAGACAGGGGGACAGTCAGAGGAAGCTGTCGCTTTGAACACGCCTATTCCGACAGGCGAGCTTTCCTTTGCACTTGGTTTTGGGAAACAGAAAGAAAG TCCAAACTACTCTCTGGCAACATCCAGTACGACAACGGTACACAGGGTCCGAGTGGTGTGTGTACCTTTACAAACAACATTGCCTGGAAACCTGGTACCTACACATACATCATCAACTTCTATCCTGGACCTGGGAACATCACGGTGAATGTTGGAAACATAG ATACTTCGCCTGAAACAAAGGAAGAGAACGACCTTCCCTTAGGAGCGATTGCTGGTGGCATAGTGGCTGTCGTggctgtcatcatcatcattgtcgtcgtcgtcgttgtggttTTCATCAGAAGAAAGCGAAAACAAAAACCTGCTGGAAGTGCGCGTGGGTCTGGCGGTTACGCTTCAAACGAGAACGACG ACTTTGAAGAGCACGTCAACCCAATGTACACCACAAGCGTagacacacacgacacacataGCACTGACCACAAACCCTCCGCCACTGCTGTGCGGATTTCCCCCAACTCACACAACGGACATCCTGCCGCGCCTTACTCGCTGGAAGCTGACATGTACACAACTGTTGATGGTGAAGCAAGGTTCGTCCCTAATAACCAAGCAAGCGGTATGGGCGACAGGTCTGGTGGATATGAAGACATCGGCTTTGACAGCAACAGAAACAAGCGTGTGCCACAGAAAGATGAGTATGCGGTGGTGGACAAATCCAGAGCAATGAAAGGCCCTGCATCGTCAGCAAACACCAATGCCTCCTCCCCTGCTCACACGACTGAATGCAGCGacgtgtatgctgttgtcgacaAGAGCTCATCTCGAAACAAAGCTGCAAAAAACATCAAGGTCGCTGAGGCGGAAACTGAAGGAGCAGCCTATGCGCAGGTGCAGAAACCCAAGCCTGCCCTCAAGCCTAAGACTTCAACAAAACCATCATCTGATAAG GACGTCACACAGCGCGGTGCAGAAGACGATGACGAGTACCACACTCTGAGTCACACCAGGGGGTCTCCACACACACAGGACCAAGCGGACCTTGAGCCACAGTACAGCCATATTGGCCACGACTGA